The genomic DNA CGAGGATCGCGCCTGGCCGCGCTGGCTGTCCGCCGTGGGTGCCAAGCTGCGTCGTCAGCCGCCTCCCGCCCACAACGCCGTGACCTTGGGACACCGGATGTACTTCTCCCGCCGGTTGAACACGCATCCCGGGGGACCCCAGCCCCAGCGGCGCAGCGACCTTGCCTGGCTGGTCCATGAGCTGACGCACGTCTGGCAGTACGAGCGGCACGGACCCCGCGCGCTGCGGGATGCGGCGAAGCTTCACCTCGGATCGGGTGTGGACCCATACGCCTATGGCGGGGAAGCAGGTTTGTCGCCATCCCCGGCGCCCAAGTCGCTGGCGGACTTCAACATGGAACAGCAGGCGGAAATCGCCGGCGACTACTACTCCCGACTGGCCTCCGGCCAGGACACCCAGGCTTGGGAGCCGTTCGTGGAGCGGCTACGGCGGAGGTGATGGCAGAGGCTACTCGTTGAACAGCTCTCCCACCGACCGGCCTTCATGCCCCCGGATGATCACTTCCGCAAGCAGCGGCGCCACCGAGAGCACGGTCATATTCGGCAGGCGGGCGTTGGCCGGGAGCGGTAGGGTATTGGTCGTGACGATCTCGACAATCGGCGCCGACGCTAGGCGCTCGGCCGCCGGCGGGACCAGCAGCGGGTGAGTAAAGGACAGGAAGACGTCGCGGGCGCCGTGCTCCTTGACAATCCGTACCCCCTCCGTGATCGAGCTTGCGGTCAGCACCTCATCGTCCACCAGGATCACATTCTTGTCGAGCACGTCGCCGATGATCGTTGTTGCCGTGGCCCGCGAGTCATTGCCGGTGCGGCGCTTCTCGACGAAGGCCAGGGGTGTCCCCAGCTTGGCGGCGAAGTTGCGGCCCTTCTTGGCGAAGCCGAGGTCGACCGTCGCCACGACCGCATCCTGCAGTTTCTTGGCGACGAAGTAGTCGCTCAGCAGGTGGAAGGCGGTCAGCACATCACCGGGAATCGAGAAGAACCCCTGAATCTGTCCGGCATGCAAGTCGACCGTCATATATCGATCGGCGCCGGCGACCTCGATCATGTCTGAGAGCAGGCGAGCGGCGATCGAGACCCGCGGCTGATCCTTCTTGTCCGAGCGGGCGTAAGCCATGTAGGGAATCACGGCGGTGATCCGGCCGGCGGAATCGCGCTTCAGGCAGTCGATCATGATCAGCAGTTCCATGATGTTGCGGTGCAGCGGTGATCCCATCGACTGAATCACATAGACGTCCTGGCCGCGCACGCTGCCATGCAGGCGAACAAACAAGTTCTCGTTCGAGAACTCCACCAGGTCGTAGCCGCTCAGCGGTACCTTGAGATAGGCACTGATCTCCTGGGCGAGCTCCAGGCTGGCCGACCCGGCGTACAACTTGATGTCCCCATAGCCGAACATCTTCCCCATGTCAATCCCTGCCCTTCTGGGAGTCACTCCATTCGCTTCTCAGGATACCCATCCATAGCGTATCCCAATATTGCCCGTCCAGAAACCGATCCTGGCGCAGTCGCCCCTCCTCCTGGAACCCGGGTCGCCGGTAGACTGCCAGGGAGCGGGCGTTGTCCTTATACACCCGCAGGGTTACCCGGTTCAGGTTCAGGGTCTCGAAGGCCTGGCGCAGGATCAATTGCGTGGCCTGGGAGCCCACCCCCTGATCCCAGAAGCGGACATCCCCGACGTGGATTCCGAGCTCGGCATGCCGGGGCGCGGATCGATGGGCATCAAGCCGCTACAGCCGATGTGCTGCCAGGCATCACCCTGGCGGACGTCGAGCGCGAACGGG from Anaerolineales bacterium includes the following:
- a CDS encoding ribose-phosphate diphosphokinase, with product MTPRRAGIDMGKMFGYGDIKLYAGSASLELAQEISAYLKVPLSGYDLVEFSNENLFVRLHGSVRGQDVYVIQSMGSPLHRNIMELLIMIDCLKRDSAGRITAVIPYMAYARSDKKDQPRVSIAARLLSDMIEVAGADRYMTVDLHAGQIQGFFSIPGDVLTAFHLLSDYFVAKKLQDAVVATVDLGFAKKGRNFAAKLGTPLAFVEKRRTGNDSRATATTIIGDVLDKNVILVDDEVLTASSITEGVRIVKEHGARDVFLSFTHPLLVPPAAERLASAPIVEIVTTNTLPLPANARLPNMTVLSVAPLLAEVIIRGHEGRSVGELFNE
- a CDS encoding GNAT family N-acetyltransferase; this encodes MGSQATQLILRQAFETLNLNRVTLRVYKDNARSLAVYRRPGFQEEGRLRQDRFLDGQYWDTLWMGILRSEWSDSQKGRD
- a CDS encoding DUF4157 domain-containing protein, producing MSRRSLSSWELGECRRVFGESIAWERVQVFEDRAWPRWLSAVGAKLRRQPPPAHNAVTLGHRMYFSRRLNTHPGGPQPQRRSDLAWLVHELTHVWQYERHGPRALRDAAKLHLGSGVDPYAYGGEAGLSPSPAPKSLADFNMEQQAEIAGDYYSRLASGQDTQAWEPFVERLRRR